A genomic region of Dickeya solani IPO 2222 contains the following coding sequences:
- the rpsH gene encoding 30S ribosomal protein S8, which yields MSMQDPIADMLTRIRNGQAANKVAITMPSSKLKVAIANVLKEEGFIEDFKVEGDTKPELELTLKYFQGKAVVESIQRISRPGLRIYKRKDELPKVMAGLGIAVVSTSKGVMTDRAARQAGLGGEIICYVA from the coding sequence ATGAGCATGCAAGATCCGATCGCGGACATGCTGACCCGTATACGCAACGGTCAGGCCGCGAACAAAGTTGCGATCACCATGCCTTCCTCCAAGCTGAAAGTGGCAATTGCCAACGTGCTGAAGGAAGAAGGTTTTATTGAAGATTTTAAAGTTGAAGGCGACACCAAGCCGGAACTGGAACTGACTCTTAAGTATTTCCAGGGTAAAGCTGTTGTAGAAAGCATTCAGCGTATCAGCCGTCCAGGTCTGCGCATCTATAAACGTAAAGATGAGCTGCCGAAAGTTATGGCCGGTTTGGGTATCGCGGTTGTTTCTACCTCCAAAGGTGTGATGACTGATCGTGCAGCTCGCCAGGCTGGTCTTGGTGGCGAGATTATCTGCTACGTAGCTTAA
- the rplR gene encoding 50S ribosomal protein L18 — MDKKSARIRRATRARRKLRELGATRLVVHRTPRHIYAQVIAPNGSEVLVAASTVEKAIAEQLKYTGNKDAAAAVGKAVAERALEKGIKGVAFDRSGFQYHGRVQALADAAREAGLQF; from the coding sequence ATGGATAAGAAATCAGCTCGTATCCGTCGTGCAACCCGCGCACGTCGCAAACTCCGTGAATTGGGTGCGACACGTCTGGTGGTACATCGTACCCCCCGTCATATCTATGCGCAGGTTATCGCACCGAACGGTTCTGAAGTCCTGGTAGCCGCTTCTACTGTAGAAAAAGCTATCGCTGAGCAACTGAAGTATACCGGTAACAAAGACGCTGCTGCAGCTGTAGGTAAAGCTGTTGCTGAACGCGCTCTGGAAAAAGGCATCAAAGGTGTGGCCTTTGACCGTTCCGGGTTCCAATATCATGGTCGAGTCCAGGCACTGGCAGATGCTGCCCGTGAAGCTGGCCTTCAGTTCTAA
- the rpsE gene encoding 30S ribosomal protein S5: MAHIEKQAGELQEKLIAVNRVSKTVKGGRIFSFTALTVVGDGNGRVGFGYGKAREVPAAIQKAMEKARRNMLNVALNNGTLQHPVKGAHTGSRVFMQPASEGTGIIAGGAMRAVLEVAGVHNVLAKAYGSTNPINVVRATIDGLANMKSPEMVAAKRGKSVEDILG, encoded by the coding sequence ATGGCTCACATCGAAAAACAAGCTGGCGAACTGCAGGAAAAGCTGATCGCGGTAAATCGCGTATCTAAAACCGTTAAAGGTGGTCGTATTTTCAGCTTCACCGCACTGACTGTAGTGGGTGATGGCAACGGCCGCGTAGGTTTTGGTTACGGTAAAGCACGCGAAGTTCCGGCAGCGATTCAGAAAGCGATGGAAAAAGCCCGTCGTAATATGCTGAATGTCGCGCTGAACAACGGCACTCTGCAGCACCCGGTTAAAGGTGCTCACACGGGTTCTCGTGTGTTCATGCAGCCAGCTTCCGAAGGTACCGGTATCATCGCCGGTGGTGCAATGCGCGCCGTTTTGGAAGTTGCAGGGGTTCACAACGTATTGGCTAAAGCCTATGGTTCCACCAACCCGATCAACGTGGTTCGTGCAACTATCGATGGCCTGGCCAACATGAAGTCCCCGGAAATGGTCGCTGCCAAGCGTGGTAAATCCGTTGAAGACATTCTGGGATAA
- the rplO gene encoding 50S ribosomal protein L15, producing the protein MRLNTLSPAEGAKHAPKRVGRGIGSGLGKTGGRGVKGQNSRSGGGVRRGFEGGQMPLYRRLPKFGFTSRKAMVTAEIRLSDLARVEGDVVDLNTLKAANVIGVQIEFAKVILSGEVARPVTIRGLRVTKGARAAIEAAGGKIEE; encoded by the coding sequence ATGCGTTTGAATACTCTGTCTCCGGCCGAAGGCGCCAAACACGCGCCGAAGCGCGTAGGTCGCGGTATCGGTTCCGGCCTCGGTAAGACTGGTGGTCGCGGCGTCAAAGGTCAGAACTCTCGTTCTGGCGGTGGTGTACGTCGTGGCTTCGAAGGCGGTCAGATGCCTTTGTACCGTCGTCTGCCGAAGTTCGGCTTCACTTCTCGTAAAGCTATGGTAACAGCGGAAATCCGTCTGTCTGACCTGGCTCGCGTGGAAGGCGATGTTGTTGATCTGAATACGCTGAAAGCCGCTAACGTCATCGGCGTTCAGATTGAATTCGCGAAAGTGATTCTGTCTGGCGAAGTTGCACGTCCGGTAACGATTCGTGGTCTGCGCGTCACCAAAGGTGCTCGTGCTGCTATCGAAGCTGCTGGCGGCAAAATTGAGGAATAA
- the rplF gene encoding 50S ribosomal protein L6: MSRVAKAPVVIPAGVEVKLNGQDVSIKGKNGELVREINAAVEVKQADNVLTFAPREGFADGWAQAGTTRALLNSMVIGVTEGFTKKLQLVGVGYRAAVKGNVVSLALGFSHPIDHELPAGITAECPSQTEIVLKGADKQLIGQVAADLRAYRRPEPYKGKGVRYADEVVRTKEAKKK, encoded by the coding sequence ATGTCTCGTGTTGCAAAAGCACCCGTCGTCATTCCTGCCGGCGTAGAGGTAAAACTCAACGGTCAGGATGTTTCGATCAAGGGTAAAAACGGCGAGTTGGTTCGTGAGATCAATGCCGCTGTCGAAGTTAAACAAGCTGATAACGTGCTGACTTTCGCTCCGCGCGAAGGTTTTGCCGATGGCTGGGCTCAGGCAGGGACTACCCGTGCTCTGTTGAACAGTATGGTTATCGGTGTTACCGAAGGCTTCACCAAAAAGCTGCAATTGGTAGGTGTAGGTTATCGTGCAGCCGTGAAAGGTAATGTGGTGAGCTTGGCCCTGGGCTTCTCTCACCCGATCGATCACGAACTGCCAGCAGGCATTACTGCTGAATGTCCGTCTCAGACTGAAATCGTACTGAAAGGTGCTGATAAACAGCTGATCGGTCAGGTAGCGGCTGACCTGCGCGCTTACCGTCGTCCTGAGCCTTACAAAGGTAAAGGTGTCCGTTACGCCGATGAAGTCGTGCGTACCAAAGAGGCTAAGAAGAAGTAA
- the rplE gene encoding 50S ribosomal protein L5 has product MAKLHDYYKDEVISKLMTQFSYNSVMQVPRVEKITLNMGVGEAIADKKLLDNAAADLAAISGQKPFITKARKSVAGFKIRQGYPIGCKVTLRGERMWEFFERLISIAVPRIRDFRGLSAKSFDGRGNYSMGVREQIIFPEIDYDKVDRVRGLDITITTTAKSDDEGRALLAAFNFPFRK; this is encoded by the coding sequence ATGGCGAAACTGCATGATTACTACAAAGACGAAGTGATTAGCAAACTGATGACTCAGTTCAGCTACAATTCTGTCATGCAAGTCCCTCGGGTCGAGAAGATCACCCTGAATATGGGTGTTGGTGAAGCGATCGCTGACAAGAAGCTGCTGGATAACGCCGCAGCTGATCTGGCAGCTATCTCCGGCCAAAAACCGTTTATCACCAAAGCACGCAAATCTGTTGCAGGCTTCAAAATCCGCCAGGGCTATCCGATCGGCTGTAAAGTAACTCTGCGTGGCGAGCGCATGTGGGAGTTCTTTGAGCGTCTGATTTCCATTGCTGTACCGCGTATCCGTGACTTCCGTGGCCTGTCCGCTAAGTCATTCGATGGCCGTGGTAACTACAGCATGGGTGTGCGTGAGCAGATCATCTTCCCGGAAATCGACTATGACAAGGTCGATCGCGTTCGTGGTTTGGACATTACCATTACCACCACTGCGAAATCCGATGATGAAGGCCGCGCGCTGTTGGCCGCCTTTAACTTCCCGTTCCGCAAGTAA
- the rplX gene encoding 50S ribosomal protein L24, whose protein sequence is MAAKIRRDDEVIVLTGKDKGKRGKVKNVLTSGKVVVEGINLVKKHQKPVPALNQPGGIVEKEAAIQLSNVALFNAATGKADRVGFRFEDGKKVRFFKSNSETIK, encoded by the coding sequence TGACGAAGTTATCGTGTTGACCGGCAAAGATAAAGGTAAGCGCGGTAAAGTTAAGAACGTCCTGACTTCTGGTAAGGTCGTTGTTGAAGGCATTAACCTGGTTAAAAAACATCAGAAGCCGGTTCCGGCCCTGAACCAACCGGGTGGCATCGTTGAAAAAGAAGCTGCAATCCAGCTGTCCAACGTTGCACTCTTCAATGCGGCAACTGGCAAGGCAGACCGTGTAGGCTTTAGATTCGAGGACGGCAAAAAAGTCCGTTTCTTCAAGTCTAACAGCGAAACTATCAAGTAA
- the rpmD gene encoding 50S ribosomal protein L30, giving the protein MAKTIKITQTRSAIGRLPKHKATLLGLGLRRIGHTVEREDTPAVRGMVNAISYMVKVEE; this is encoded by the coding sequence ATGGCAAAGACTATTAAAATTACTCAAACCCGTAGTGCAATCGGTCGTCTGCCGAAACACAAGGCAACGCTGCTTGGCCTGGGTCTGCGTCGTATTGGTCATACCGTTGAGCGTGAAGACACGCCGGCAGTTCGCGGTATGGTCAACGCGATTTCCTATATGGTTAAAGTGGAGGAGTAA
- the rpsN gene encoding 30S ribosomal protein S14 → MAKQSMKAREVKRVKLADKFFAKRVELKAIISNVNSSDEDRWDAVLKLQTLPRDSSPSRQRNRCRQTGRPHAFLRKFGLSRIKVREAAMRGEIPGLKKASW, encoded by the coding sequence ATGGCTAAGCAATCCATGAAAGCACGCGAAGTTAAACGCGTGAAATTAGCTGATAAATTCTTCGCCAAGCGCGTTGAACTGAAAGCTATTATCTCCAATGTGAACTCATCCGACGAAGATCGTTGGGATGCTGTTCTCAAGCTGCAGACTCTGCCGCGTGATTCCAGCCCGTCCCGTCAGCGTAACCGCTGCCGCCAGACAGGTCGTCCGCACGCTTTCCTGCGGAAGTTCGGGTTGAGCCGTATCAAGGTCCGTGAAGCCGCTATGCGCGGTGAAATTCCGGGTCTGAAAAAGGCTAGCTGGTAA